Sequence from the Camarhynchus parvulus chromosome 1, STF_HiC, whole genome shotgun sequence genome:
AGCcgggcctggagcagcagctctggggctctgctgctcctgctgggcagccccgtggggctcagggctgagcaTCTTCCTTCTGGGATAACTCTCacagaatccccaaatccctgaggcTGGCaaatgtggcattcacattttctggaaaaatcccttcccccaggatttttctcctgggaagctgagaagcctcagaaaaaaggaaaacaattcttatctcatttgcttctcctgtgttgtgctcctttggaatgtgtttggagattgtttaccacaggtgattgttccattggattctgctgagagttgttttcactcattggccaatcagggccaagctgtgtcaggactctggagagagtcaagagttctcttttttttttagcattctgtaagtatcctttctgtattctttagtattctttaatataatataataatattttttatatatatatatatatatatatatatatatataaaatataattataatatattattacatTATAATGATATTAGTATATATTCTATAATATTAtgtattataattatataattatattattaattataaaattatattataatatattctatattcttaTAATATAATTCTTTGATATAATATAGtgtcttaaaataataaattatccttctgagaacatggagtcagattcatcattccttccttcatctgggGGAAACCCAAATACAATAGGAGTAGGAAATGCAATAGGAATAGGAAATACAATAGGAAACCCAAATACAAATACAACAGGAAAAGCCCTCCCAACCCACGGGGTCCCAGCTGTACGCCATgccctccttgtccccagcttAAAGTTTTCATAACTCCTCAATTAAAAAAGCCGAAGTCTCacttaaaatgcaaatgaaaatatcCAAAAGGAATGCTGGAGGGaagcaactttaaaaaatgagagGATTTTAAATTGCAAGATTTTTAAAGCTAAGATTTAAGTTTTTTTCAAGTGGCACCTGCGACAAGGTCCAAGGAGTGGAgctcaggaaggagaaaaagagggagtgaggagaggggagcagaaCCCCCAGGTGTGGAGGTGGTGAAACAAAAGGGAACAGagcccccattcccattccagctgggcacagaccctgcaggcagggatgcagctgtTCCCATTCCTGTACTCCCAGCAAAGCTtctcctttctcatttttcagccCTTTGTGTGACTCTGCACAAGTTACAGGAACTGCAAAGTCACGCAGGGGGATCTCAGGAGCGGTGCAGGGAAATTCTGCTGCAGACAAGGTTTCTGCACACAGAAATCTTTCATTTCCCTTATTGAGATCACTGAAATACTATATTGAAATCGCTGAAATAATGTATTGAGATCACAGGGCTCCTGTGGCGAGTCTGCACCAAGAAAGGCCCATTAAGAGCTGCCCACCTGCATTTGGACACAGCACAACAGTTCCTGGCTGTGTACCACACTCACCTTACCCAGTTACACCCTGAGTGAGGAGCAACAATCaagatttcagcagcagcagctcctcagtggTGACAATTCCAATGTTTACACCAAGCACCAGGTGCAGCCCAGACGCCACTGAAAGGTGTTcagggagctgagctcctgctgcccacgggATTCTTACCTACAGCACTCAAAATGCAGTTGCTGCTTCATAATCTAAGTTCTGTTTAAGCCCCAGATTCATCACAtcagagaaaagatttttttttggtaggaaaCCCCCATTTCCATTCCAGCAGGGAACAGACCCTGGAGGCAGGGATGCAGTTGTTCCCATTTCTGCACTCCcagcaaagcttttcctttcccatttttcagccCTTTCTGTAACTCTGCACTGCTTTGTGTAAAGTCACTCGAGGGTATCTCGGGGAAATTCTGCTGCAGCCAAATCCCTCTGTCTCTGATGGGAATGAAATCATGCTCTGAATGGAGAGAAATGATGTAGAGACCAAGAATGTCACCAAAGTGGATAAATCCCCCTGCTTTTCCTTGGATAAAATCTATTACCTTGTGCTCATGGCCAGCTTTGGCTAAAATCCATTTAACCCTGAAACTGAGGGAGATGAGCAAGGCCTTGGGCTCCAGCTGGGTTGTTTGGCCAAGTGTTTGTGGTACAGAGAAATCCTTGGGAATCTTTGGAATTCTGAAATCTGCAGCTGTGATTCTGTTGAGTTTTCCATCCATAAATAATTAGATAGCAATTTCAATTTAGAAATAAGCTCTTAAGTCTTAAATAAATGTTCTGCTGCTTAAAAAACAATGGAGTGAATTTGAGTGAGAGTTCAAGTACAtttaaatggttaaaaaaaaataaaatattctgacaTTTACAGAAGTTTTCTGATCAATAAAGAGCTTTGGCTAAAGAAGGGGAAAAGCCCTtgaggagcagagagcacaAGGTACCAGGGACATTGAATTCCCAAGGAGAGGATATCTGGGTGACCTTTGGGAAGATTTGCCTTTGGAACACATGGAATAAAGGGTATTGTtatctaaagaaaataaattatattgttCCATGAGCTGATGGAAATCAGGGAGCACCCAGGGGAATTCTGGTGGTTTGTTCTTCCAGGGGCTCTTCCTGAGGCTGATGTTTCTCAGAACATGATCACTGCCACAGCATTTTAATGTGGGCCTGCCCTGGGATAATCTTCCCCAGCAGGGGAACTGCCAGGAttgttccagctctgctcctgtgctgttttcttgtgcatttccccccattttggggtttatttttacatttctctgtatttctgttgTGCTATCCAACCATGGCATGGCCATTTTGGTGCCTGGGGAGACACTGAACTCtccagttggattttttttccttttcctggagAAACTCATGCCAGCCTCTGACTAAAAACTAATCCAAGCCCAACTACAAAAATCCAGCTCCAGGTGAGGTAAAATACTCAAGCTTTGTAATACAGAAATAACTAGAAAAGCAGCTGGATTGTTTTCTAGGCATTCTTAAATTACCAATATGAAGCCCATCACAAAAAtgctcctcccttctccttctgcctttatgaattcacaaatattttcaaagccCATGTTTAATCCTAATATTTGGGGACCACAGAGTCACAACAAATGCTCTTGTTCTCTAGGCTGCTCTCTCATTTTGGCCAGGTTTTCTTCACATAAAGTGGAAGGCAccaagttttaattttaattttagttttaattttaattttagttttaattttaattttaatttgactGTGAATTCTGGCTGGCAGAAGCAGCCTCAGCCAGCTCAggagggacaggatgggatggTTTGTGGAGGAGAAGGTCCCAAATGCCTTCTGCTTCCCCAGGTTTATTTCCTTAGCTTTATGTTTATCCCACCCTGCTGCACATTTTAGTCGAGAGGGGtcagagaagagggaagaaatcACCTCCAGATGCTTCCTacacaccaaaaatccccattgaTAAAGGCTCTGTGGATGGCTGCTGTTCCCATGCCAAATCCCAGGGATTTTGGTGGGATTCCAGGCACAGGGCAGAAAGATCTGAAGCTCTACTCAATAAAATAGCAGAAATCAGTTTagttttcccccctttttttttttttttttttttttcctatttccctGTAACCCAAATCTTCCCttcaaacaaacacaaactggACAGTTCCAAGGAATGCTCTTTACTGACTGTGAATTCAGCCTTGCCAAAATTTGGGACAATTCTCTAAATGTCACCTGTAATTCATGttagaaaatagaaaatccCAGCATCGCATTTGAAATGACATTTCCCAGGttcttccctcccagcccctaTGACGAGAACCTCTCTCCCTGCGTTTTGGAGATCTGAAAACCCGCGGGGAGCTCCTCATGCCAGCGATTCCTGAAGGAATGAGGAGGCACAGACAAGTTTATATCGGGCGTTAAAAACCAAATCATCTTAGCCAGGCTGGCCCGGCGCCTGCCACACTCAAATTCCTCCCCACAGGGATCCTTGGAACacctgggataatgggaatTGTTAtctaaaggaaagaaatgctaTTGTTCCATGGGCTAATGGAAATCAGGGAGCGCCCAGTGAAAGCCTCCAGGGAATTCTGGTGGTTTGTTCTTCCAGGGATTTCTTCCTGAGGCTGATGTTTCTCAGAGCATTATCAGGAAGGGGAGATTCCCTACGGAGATTCCCCGGCAGCCCCTCACCCTTACCTTGACGAAGAGGGAGATGTCGTGGTCCTGCTTctcctccgcctcctcctcctcctcctcctccggggCGCCCGGCGAGCCCGTCCCGTCCTCCCGGAGCTGCTCCCGCTCCCCGTTCAGGCTCCGATCCCAGCCGCTCTCGGGGCCCGGggctccgctccccgccgggGCTGCCGGTCCCCGCTCCGCCTCCGCCtcgcccccggggccgcccggggCCCGGGCACCGCCGGGCAGGGCCGCCTGCGCTGCCCCGCGGCCCTGGGGAGCCTCCGCGCTGCCCTCCGCAGGGACCggccctgctgggacagcactCGGGACCGCACCCTCGGGGACTGTCACATCAACCGGGACGGCACCCTCGGGGACTGTCACATCACCCGACACATCCACATTAAAAATCTCACATATAATTACATTTACCAGATCCCGGACTGTCACATCACCCGGGACGGCACCCTCGGGGACTGTCACACCACCCGGGACAGCATCCACAGGGACTGTCACACCACCCGGGACCGCACCCTCGGGGACTGTCACACCACCCGGGACAGCACCCTCGGGGACTGTCACATCACCCGGGACCGCATCCTCGGGGACTGTCACATCACCCGGGACGGCACCCTCGGGGACTGTCACATCACCCGGGACCGCACCCTCGGGGACTGTCACATCACCCGGGACAGCATCCACAGGGACTGTCACACCACCCGGGACAGCATCCTCGGGGACTGTCACATCACCCGGGACAGCATCCTCGGGGACTGTCACACCACCCGGGACAGCATCCTCGGGGACTGTCACATCACCCGGGACCGCATCCTCGGGGACTGTCACATCACCCGGGACAGCATCCACAGGGACTGTCACATCACCCGGGACCGCATCCTCGGGGACTGTCACACCACCCGGGACAGCATCCTCGGGGACTGTCACACCACCCGGGACAGCATCCACAGGGACTGTCACATCACCCGGGACAGCATCCACAGGGACTGTCACATCACCCGGGGCCGCATCCTCGGGGACTGTCACATCACACGGGACAGCATCCTCGGGGACTGTCACATCACCCGGGACCGAATCCTCGGGGACTGTCACATCACCCGGGGCTGCCTCCTGCACTTCATCCTTGGGGAttgtccctgctggagctgcctcctgcaccGCATCCCTGGGGACTGTCACATCATCTGGGGCTGCCTCCCGCACTTCATCCTCGGGGACTGTCACATCATCCGGGACCTCATCCTTGGGGACTGTCACACCATCCGGGGCTGCCGTCGGCGCTTCATCCTTAGGGactgtccctgctggagctgcctcctgcaccGCATCCTTGGGGATTGTCCCCAACGCCTCCTCGGGGACTGTCCCTGCCGGGGCTTCCTCCTGCACCTCATCCTTAGGGactgtccctgctggagctctCTCCTGCACCGCATCCTCGgggactgtccccagcacctcctcagcGATTGtccctgcctgagctgcctcctgcccctcaccCTTAGGGACTGTCCCCAGCGGGGCCGCCCCCTCCTCGGGAACTGTTCCAGTCGGAGCTGTTTCCTGCAGCTCGTCCTTAGGGACCGTCCCCAGCGCCTCCTCGGGGACTGTCACAGCAGCCGGGGCTGCCTCCTGCACCGCATCCTCCAGAGCTGGCACTCCAGCCGGGGCTGGCTTCTTCACAGCATCCTCGAGGtctgtccccagcacctcctcGGGGACTGTCCCAGCCGGGGCTGCCTCCTGCACTTCATCCTTGGGAATTGTCACATCAGCCGGGGCTGCCTCCTGCACCGCCTCCTCGGGGACTGTCCCCTCTGGAGCTGTCCCCGCCGCCTCCTCGGGCTCTGTCCCCGTCGGGGCTGCCTCTTGCACCGCATCTTCAGGGACTGTCCCGGACGGGGCTGCCTCCCTCGGAGCTTCCTCGGGATCTGTCCCGGACGGGGCTGTCGCGGCAGCGTCCTCGGGCTCTGTTCCCTCTGGGGCCGCCTGTCCTTGCGCCTCTCCGGGCTCTGTCCTCGATGGCgctgtcccctctccttccccGGGCTCTGTCCCCGCCGGGCTTgtcccctctgcttccctgggctctgtccctaacggggctgtcccctctgcttcTCTGGGCTCTGTCCCCGCCGGGCTTgtcccctctgcttccctgggctctgtccccgCCGGGCTTGTCCCCTCTGCTTCCCCGGGCTCTGTCCCCGCCGGGCTTgtcccctctgcttccctgggctctgtccctaacggggctgtcccctctgcttcTCTGGGCTCTGTCCCCGCCGGGCTTgtcccctctgcttccctgggctctgtccccgCCGGGGCTGTCGCCGCAGCCTCCTCAGGCTCTGCTTCTGCCGGGACAGTCGTGGCCGCCTCCTGGGGCTCTCTCTCCGCCGGGCCTTCCTCCCTCACCGCCTCTCTCACCTGGGGCTCCGTCCCCGCCGGTGCCATCGCCTCTCCCTCCGGCTCCGTCCCCGCCGCTGCTGCTTTCTCGGGCTCCGTCCCCGTCGGAGCAACCCCTGCGCCCTCGGGCTCCGTCCCTGCCGGGGCCGCGGCTCCGTCCTCGGGCTCTGTCGCTGCCGGGGCTGCCTCTTTCTGCGCCGTCCCCGCCGGGCTCTCAGCCCGGGCCTCGGGCTCCATccccgccggggctgcccctTCAGGCTCCGCCGCTGCCACCGCCTCTCCCtcgggctctgccctgcccgcCTCGGGCCCGTCCGTCACCCCCGGCTCCCCGCCCGGCCGCCCCTCGtgccccgggctgtccccgctcggtgtccccgggctgtccccgctcGCCGTCCCCGGGCTCTCGGGGGAGCCGCTGTCCACGGGCGGCTCCGGCGCCCCCTCCGCGCTCAGCCGCGGCCGCTCCGCGGGCCCGTCCGGGGGCTCGGCCGCCCCCTCGGGGCACAGCCCGGGCCGAGCCCCTCCCGCAGGACATCGCTGCTCTCCGGGGGCCGCCCCGGGCTCTCCGCCATGCCGGGACCGCCGTGAGCGCGGGACGAGCCGGAGCAGCGGAGCGGCCGCGGAGCAGcgccgggcacggccggggaACGGGGGCGGTGCCTGCGcggaggggccggggccgcgctccTCCCTCCGCCTGCCCCGCTCCGGGCACTGCCCCTgcccgggcacagcccctgccccgctccgggcactgcccctgcccgggcacagcccctgccccgctccgggcactgcccctgcccgggcacagcccctgccccgctccgggcacagcccctgccccactTCGGACACAGCCCCCTGCCCCGTTCCACCGCtccgggcacagcccctgccccgctccagccacagcccctgccctgtccgggcacagcccctgtcccGTCCCGTCCCCCCGCTCCggacacagccctggcccagccacACTGTGCAGCGGGACCACGGCGCACTGAGCGCTGCCACCCCCGCCCGCAGGCGCTGGAGCCTTTGCAGAGTGGCCCAAAATCTCctctttgtttttgtgtgtgttgcCCGCACCTGCTCGGGGGTCCCCTGGCACCCCGAGCCCCGTTCGTGCCCTGCTTTGCCCCTCGCTGCTGCTCCCAGTCgccagcactgctgtccccagcctggcacacgCCTGCGGCAGTGCGGCTGAGGCTCTGCTGGCCTCATTTGCCAGACCAGCTGTAGGAGGGCACCCTCTGAACGCCCACACCGCTGCTGATGCTCTGACCCGGCACAGCCCCCACGGTCCCGCACGGTTTGCTAAAAACACGGATGAGCCGCTCCGGGCTGCTCCAAAGGCtgttaaaaagggaaatgtgtCCTTATCAGCTCGCGAAAGTCGTAAAAGGGAACAACACAACGCTCTGTGTAAAGAAATGAACATCTGAATTCGCATGCTTTTAAGTGGTTTTTATTCGTGTGCGAGGATCCGCTGTGAGGCTGCCTTTAAGTGGGGTGAGAAACGCCGTGTCCTGGGCAGAGCCGGCAGCTGCTGCGAAAGAAGTCAGAACTTTTCCTTCGGATAAGGAAAATAATCCTGATTTTCAGGTGCAGACAGAACAGTGGAGGCAGAGTTGGCTGACCGGAGTGAAGTATCCtaatcaaaaaaccccaacagttAAACAGttttatatttgtgtatatAAACACACTTTTTATATTTGAGTATATAAACCCACTTTTTATATTTGAGTATATAAATCAGCTTTTTATATTTGAGTATATAAACCAACTATTTATATTTGAGCATATAAACCCACTTTTTATATTtgacagggagcagagcagggatagAACCCGGGGGTTTGGAGTGGGTGTGAAGGGGGAAGATGCAGCcgacaggagcagggaaatccTACAGAATAAATCATAGCAGCAGGTGAAACACTCTGCCCCGGTAAAACACGAACAGCCAAATCAGTGAACAATCCTGCAGCTCTTTGATGCTCGCCCGGAGGTGCATCCGAGTGAGACAGAAGAatggaggcagctgtgctcaggaggaACATTCCTGGAAGATTTAGGAACACAGGCTCATGAGGATTTAGGAGCAGGAACTCAGCACCTGCCAATGGAGGTCTTGCAGGTGGAACAGCCCTGAGGCAATTATCTCCCCTATCTCTTATGGGGTTTGATAGCAGTAGACTGACACAACTCGGTAACCTCTGGAGAGGTAATATTGGTTTATTCATCCTCACCTGAGGGTTGGACATGTCAGAGAATTCCAGCGGGGTTTGGGTCAGAGGGGACATTACAGatcatccctgccatggcagggacacctcccactgtcccaggctgctccagcctggccttgggcactgccagggatccaggggcagccccagctgctctgggaattccatcccagcccctcatttccatcacagggaacaattgcttcctaatatccaatagAAGCCTTCCTGCTATTAactggaagccattccctgggtgctgtccctgcatgccctggaaattgtctctctccagctttcctggggctcctgcaggccctgcaaggccaccctgagctcaggccaaagcttctcctgtgcaggtgaacaatgccagctgtgccagcctttcctgccagcagagctgctccatccctctgctcatcctggagcctcctctgggctctctgcagcagctccagctcctccctgtgtccccaggtgtccccaggtgtcacacaAGTCCCACCTCACAAGGCTCTCAGCTGTGAGAG
This genomic interval carries:
- the CLIC6 gene encoding chloride intracellular channel protein 6, producing the protein MEPEARAESPAGTAQKEAAPAATEPEDGAAAPAGTEPEGAGVAPTGTEPEKAAAAGTEPEGEAMAPAGTEPQVREAVREEGPAEREPQEAATTVPAEAEPEEAAATAPAGTEPREAEGTSPAGTEPREAEGTAPLGTEPREAEGTSPAGTEPGEAEGTSPAGTEPREAEGTSPAGTEPREAEGTAPLGTEPREAEGTSPAGTEPGEGEGTAPSRTEPGEAQGQAAPEGTEPEDAAATAPSGTDPEEAPREAAPSGTVPEDAVQEAAPTGTEPEEAAGTAPEGTVPEEAVQEAAPADVTIPKDEVQEAAPAGTVPEEVLGTDLEDAVKKPAPAGVPALEDAVQEAAPAAVTVPEEALGTVPKDELQETAPTGTVPEEGAAPLGTVPKGEGQEAAQAGTIAEEVLGTVPEDAVQERAPAGTVPKDEVQEEAPAGTVPEEALGTIPKDAVQEAAPAGTVPKDEAPTAAPDGVTVPKDEVPDDVTVPEDEVREAAPDDVTVPRDAVQEAAPAGTIPKDEVQEAAPGDVTVPEDSVPGDVTVPEDAVPCDVTVPEDAAPGDVTVPVDAVPGDVTVPVDAVPGGVTVPEDAVPGGVTVPEDAVPGDVTVPVDAVPGDVTVPEDAVPGDVTVPEDAVPGGVTVPEDAVPGDVTVPEDAVPGGVTVPVDAVPGDVTVPEGAVPGDVTVPEGAVPGDVTVPEDAVPGDVTVPEGAVPGGVTVPEGAVPGGVTVPVDAVPGGVTVPEGAVPGDVTVRDLVNVIICEIFNVDVSGDVTVPEGAVPVDVTVPEGAVPSAVPAGPVPAEGSAEAPQGRGAAQAALPGGARAPGGPGGEAEAERGPAAPAGSGAPGPESGWDRSLNGEREQLREDGTGSPGAPEEEEEEEAEEKQDHDISLFVKAGSDGESIGNCPFSQRLFMILWLKGVIFNVTTVDLKRKPADLQNLAPGTNPPFMTFDGEVKTDVNKIEEFLEEKLAPPRYPKLAPKHPESNSAGNDVFAKFSAFIKNPRKDANENLEKSLLKALKKLDNYLNSPLPDEIDAYSREEIAASSRKFLDGDELTLADCNLLPKLHIIKVVAKKYRNFHFPPEMTGISRYLKNAYARDEFTNTCPADQEIEYAYLDVAKRMK